CTCAGTCTGCGAGTGAATATTGTGAACCAGCAGTCGAACTGAGTATATCTGTAATTGAATTATATGGGAAAGATATAGTTATCGCCGAGATCCCTGAAAGTCAAGTAAAGCCGCACAGAATCCAAGATTATAAATCGCAAATCAATTACAATACTGCTAAAGTATTTATCAGAATGAACTCAAAGTGCGTTCAAGCGAGTAAGGAAATGATAAAGTTTCTTTATACCTCATACAGAGATTTTGAAGAAA
This Ignavibacteria bacterium DNA region includes the following protein-coding sequences:
- a CDS encoding ATP-binding protein: MTVKEAKKIIKEGENFYTEFKRKFSTHEKIAKEIIAFANSNGGKLFFGVDDDGSIVGVESEKESAYLISQSASEYCEPAVELSISVIELYGKDIVIAEIPESQVKPHRIQDYKSQINYNTAKVFIRMNSKCVQASKEMIKFLYTSYRDFEE